The segment CGGTCTGTCCGGGCAGATGCATTCGTCGGTCTTCCTCGATGCCAGCGGCGCAGTGGTGCGCCCTGCCCTGCTGTGGTGCGACGGTCGCACCACCGCCGAGTGCCGCGAGATCGTGACACGCGCCGGCGGCGACGCGCAGCTGCGCGAGTGGGTGGCGAACCCCGCCCTCGAAGGCTTCACGTTACCCAAGGTGCTCTGGCTGCGCACCCACGAACCCGAGGCATTCGCGCGGGTGCGGACGGTGCTGCTCGCCAAGGACTTCATTCGCCTGCGGCTCACCGGCCGGGCCACGAGCGAACCCAGTGACGCGTCCGGCACGCTGATGTTCGACCCGGTGCGCGGCGCGTGGCAGGCGGAACTGCTCCGCACGATGGAACTCTCGGCTGATCTGTTGCCACCAGTGGAGGCGTCGGCGGTCGTGCACAGCGTGGTCTCCAGCGAGGCCGCGACGCTCACGGGATTACGCGCCGGCACGCCGGTGGTGGGCGGTGGCGCCGACAACGCCTGTGGCGCCCTCGGCGTGGGCGTGGTGACGCCGGGGAGCGCCGTGGCCAGCTGGGGGACATCAGGCACGGTGCTCGCGCCCACGGCGCAGCCGCTCGTGGACCCCGCCATGCGGGCGCACACCTTTGCGCATGTGGCGCCGGAGACGTGGTATGTGATGGGTGTGGTGCTGTCGGCGGGCGGTGCGTTCGCGTGGTATCGCGAGCAGTTCGCGCGTGGAGCGACCGATGCCCTGCTCGATGCGGAGGCGGCGACCATTCCTCCGGGTGCCGACGGCATCACCTTCGTGCCGTACCTGCAGGGCGAGCGGACTCCGCATCGCGATGCGTCGGCACGCGGCGCGTTCCTGGGGCTCAGCCTGGCGCACGGGCGGGCGCACACCACGCGCGCGGTGCTCGAAGGAATCGGCTTTGCCATGAAAGACGCGCTCGGCGTGCTGGCGGAGTTGGGCATCAGCCCGCGCGAACTGCGCCTGACCGGCGGTGGCGCCCGCAGCCCCTTCCTGCGGCAGCTGCAGGCGGAGATTTATGACCGGCCCGTGTGGACGGTAAACCGCGACGAGGGGCCCGCGTTCGGCGCCGCCCTGCTCGCCGGCGTTGGGGTCGGCGCCTTCGCGTCGGTGGCCGACGCGGCGGCGCAAACGGTGCATGCCGAGGGGGTGACCGAGCCGGCGCCTGGCGCCTGGCTCGCCTACGCGCCCGCGTACGCGCGCTATCGCGCCGCGTACGGGGCGTTGCGCGCGATCACGGCGATGGCGTGATCGCGCTGTCGGCTACCAGAATTCCGGAGCGAGCGTCACCATAATTCCTGAGCGACTGAAGTTCGGACGTCAGTATCGCGGCAGTTTGTATGATATCCGGGCGAACCGGACCGGTGAGCAGCAGTAGCTACTCAGTATTGGGTCACGGAAGTAGTTCTACTTCGCGAAGTGCGAGCCATGGGTGTACCGAAACCGGTCACCCCTCCGGAGGCGTGTCCTGGCTGACGGCCTCCGGAACTCTTGGCTGTAGTTTCCGGAAGTCCGGTTCGGGTTTGCCATACGTCCTGATCGGGCGAGTTTTCCGTGATGTCAGTCGCGCGACAGTCGCACAAAAAACGGCGCCCTCCGAGTATGAAGGGCGCCGCGCTGTTGTTTATGACCTGAGCGAAGCGCTACGAGGCGCGACCAAATTGCGCCACTTGCTCCACCGTGACACTCGCGTGGGTTTTCCAGGCTGGACGCGGTCCGATCTGAATCACGACATCGAGGTCGAGCGCATTGAGCAGCCTCTCAAGCCGCTCTTGGCTGAAGCGCGCCAATTTGCCCCGGAACAAGTCTGAGACGTCAGAGGCCGCGATACCGAGCACTTCAGCGGTACGCTTCTGATTCCATCCGTTAGCCCGAACCACGCGCTCAATCGCCAACGCCATCTCTGCTTTGGCAACCCGTTCCGCGCTATCGGGCAGGCCCATTGCCTCGAAGAAGTTGTCGTGCATCGCACTGAATGCCACGGACGCTGTCGCGCTGGCCTGTGGAGTCGGGGCAGGCGATGATTTGGTGCGTGTTGCTGACGCTTTGGGCTTTCGTGTTGCTGGCATCCGTCGCACTCCGAAGTGGTTCGTCATGATTTCTTGCCCCGTCTCGATCTCACTGCGCGCGGTACGGCGGATTGCGCGGCCTTCGCAGTAGCGGCGGCCTTCGCGGCTGCCGTCGCGCGGAGGTATTCAGCCTTGTTAGCCGCATAGTCCAGCGCCGCCGCCTGGTATCGTGCGGTCACGCGATCGATATCGGCTTTGGGGGTAGCTTTTCCCGATTTCGATTTCTTCTGAAACACGTCGAGCAGATACACCAGCCCTTCAAACGCCACAACAAACGCGGCCCGGTAGGTCTCCCCATCGTCATCTTCAACGAGCTTCAGAACGTCGCGGGGCACCCCTTCGCCAAACGGCCGTGCCCCCGGCACCGGGTCACCGTACTGCGCGGCCATCAAGGCCTTACCGAAGACGTCCTGAACATCTGATGGCAGCTCCTTAACCGCCTTCTCCACTCCAGGAACAAACTTGAGCGGCTTTCGGAACCGCACGGGCGATTTGCCCATCTACTCCTCACAGGATAGCAGTTTTGCTATGCTCTCGCAAGTCCCGTCCAAAAGTCGGATAGCGCGCGAGCTCATCGGTCCATCCGGCGAAAATATGACCACTAGGCCATATCACAGGCGCCGGCGGCCCGGACGGTCTCAATTTGAGACCGTCCGGCCTATGAAGAGCGAGAAACTGATCGAGTGCCGCCGGGCACGGATCGTGTACGCCAGGCTGCCCGATGTCGGTACAGCCCGATTTTGCGCGAGCCTCAATAGAACTATCCATCCACCGTTGGCCCAACATTAGTACTGCTGCTGGCGGGCTTGGCTTGGTCGAAAGTCGACCACAGTGTAGCGATGCGGACGCCCGAGAATGCTTGATCACGACTTCTGGCGGACGTCGCTCTGGGCGAGTGCATGAACGACGCGGTTTGCGCACCGCGCCCGGTCTTGGCGCGGGGCGCGAGGCCGGCTGGCTACCCGCCGGACGCCAGCGTGTGCAGCACCGCAAGCACGCGGTCGATGCGGCCTTGCAGCATGACTTCGATCGGCGTCGCGGCGCCCCCGAGGGATGCCGGCTTTGCTGTGCGAAGCCACGTGCGCGCCAAGTCGGGACCGGCAAAGAGTCGACGAAGCAGCTCGAAGAGCTCCTGGGTCTGCTCGATGCGAGAAATGGCGAGCGCCCGTGGGGCCGCCTGTCCATGGCGCCATCGGTAGAACGTGCTCTGGTCCACACCGAGGATGCCCGCCAGCTCCTGCAGCTCAAGGCCGAGCTTCTCACCTCGCTTGCTGAGCGCCTCGAGGTTCAGCTCGTGATTGGTCGCGATTGTCATCGTGCCTCCGGGTTACCTTCACTAAACGACCACCGCGTTGCATTTGCAAGGTGAACGACCCCGGAGACCAGAGACTTCGCGCTCCCTCGCAAGACAAGCGACGCGCGAGCGGTTATAGAAGGCGAAGTAAGGGTGGACCAAAAGGCTTGACCATGCTGTCAAACTGGCGGTGCCCTATCAGCTACGACAATCCGGGGACGGGCGTAACCCGGAGACGCCCGCATCCCCGAGGGCGAGAAGCAGCGCGAAGTAAGGCGCCACGTTCTCTGGGGTGTCGTCTCGACACGCGTTGATGATCCGCTGGTTGTAGTCGTCGGCGCAGTTTGC is part of the Gemmatimonadaceae bacterium genome and harbors:
- the xylB gene encoding xylulokinase, with translation MSAATAVLLGLDIGTSGVKAMLVEASGGCLAQAHTPLSLATPFPGWAEQHPDDWWRATCVSIRTLLEQHPAVEIAAIGLSGQMHSSVFLDASGAVVRPALLWCDGRTTAECREIVTRAGGDAQLREWVANPALEGFTLPKVLWLRTHEPEAFARVRTVLLAKDFIRLRLTGRATSEPSDASGTLMFDPVRGAWQAELLRTMELSADLLPPVEASAVVHSVVSSEAATLTGLRAGTPVVGGGADNACGALGVGVVTPGSAVASWGTSGTVLAPTAQPLVDPAMRAHTFAHVAPETWYVMGVVLSAGGAFAWYREQFARGATDALLDAEAATIPPGADGITFVPYLQGERTPHRDASARGAFLGLSLAHGRAHTTRAVLEGIGFAMKDALGVLAELGISPRELRLTGGGARSPFLRQLQAEIYDRPVWTVNRDEGPAFGAALLAGVGVGAFASVADAAAQTVHAEGVTEPAPGAWLAYAPAYARYRAAYGALRAITAMA
- a CDS encoding helix-turn-helix domain-containing protein, which encodes MHDNFFEAMGLPDSAERVAKAEMALAIERVVRANGWNQKRTAEVLGIAASDVSDLFRGKLARFSQERLERLLNALDLDVVIQIGPRPAWKTHASVTVEQVAQFGRAS
- a CDS encoding type II toxin-antitoxin system RelE/ParE family toxin gives rise to the protein MGKSPVRFRKPLKFVPGVEKAVKELPSDVQDVFGKALMAAQYGDPVPGARPFGEGVPRDVLKLVEDDDGETYRAAFVVAFEGLVYLLDVFQKKSKSGKATPKADIDRVTARYQAAALDYAANKAEYLRATAAAKAAATAKAAQSAVPRAVRSRRGKKS
- a CDS encoding DUF2384 domain-containing protein, with amino-acid sequence MTIATNHELNLEALSKRGEKLGLELQELAGILGVDQSTFYRWRHGQAAPRALAISRIEQTQELFELLRRLFAGPDLARTWLRTAKPASLGGAATPIEVMLQGRIDRVLAVLHTLASGG